GGATCATCAGGTGCGTCGCGGTTTGTCCCGCTCGTCGTGATGATTCTCACCCCGCTGTTCTTCTCCACGAACCTGATTTTCGGGCGCACGACCATTCCGGAAGTCGCGCCGTTCACACTCGCCTTTCTGCGCTGGACCGCCGCCAGCCTGGCGCTTGCGCCCTTCGTCTGGGTGGCGCGCCATCATGTTCGCGCCTATCTCACCAGCTCGCCTCGGCATTGGCTGCTGTTGGGATTCCTCGGCATGTGGATCTGCGGCGCGGGCGTCTATTATGCTTTGCAGTTCACCACCGCAACCAATGCGACGCTGATCTACACGACCTCACCGCTGATGGTCATCCTGCTCGAAAGACTGTTTTTCGCCCGTGCCACCGGCTGGCGTGAACTGGCCGGTATCGCGATAGGCTTTTTCGGCGTCGCCATCATTGTGCTCCAGGGCGATCTGGACCGCCTGGCCGGGCTTGATCTCAACCGCGGTGACCTGATGTTCATTGCCGCTGCATTGTCCTGGGCGGTCTATTCCGTGTTGCTCAAAGGGCCGCGAACATCAGCCATGCCGGTGTCGGCGCTGTTTGGCGCGATCACGATCGCCGGTGCATTGCTGCTCGCCCCGTTTGCCCTCTGGGAGTGGATGTCAGGTGCGCGCATGCCCTCGACAGTGTCAGCCTGGGGCGGGATTGCCGGGATTGTGGTGTTTTCGTCGCTCTTGGCCTTCGGCGGATATCAGTACGGCGTCGCCCGGCTCGGTGCCTCGACAACCAGCATCTTCATGTATCTGCTGCCGGTCTACGGTGTGGGTCTTGCGGTGCTCGTCCTGGGCGAACCGTTTCATGCCCACCACATGGTCGGCATCCTCACCGTGCTGGGTGGCCTTGTGCTGGCGACAGCTCCAATCGGCCGCCCCCCCAAAACCCGGCCCTAACCGATCTTGCCGAGCGCTGGAAAGGTCTCGAGCAGCCAGAACGCCATTGTGGCCATGCCGCCGGTCAGGAACAGAATGCCGGTGAGCACCAGAAGCGCCCCGGTGATCTTCTCGACGGTGCCAAGATGCTTGCGGAACCTTTGGGTAAACCGCATGAACCGCTCGGAAAACAACGCCGCAATCCAGAATGGAACCGCCAGCCCCAGAGAATAGGCCGCAAGCAGCAACGCGCCCGACGTCACGGTCTCATGCGACGCGGCCACACCGAGCACAGCCCCCAGAACCGGCCCGATACACGGGGTCCAGCCGAAGGCAAAGGCAAGCCCCATGACATAGGCGCCCGAAAACGTCGCCGGTTTGCCGCCGCCCGAAAACCGGGCTTCACGTGCCAGCACGCCGATGCGGAAAACCCCCAGGAAATGCAGCCCCATCAGGATGATCACCAGTCCACCCACCTTGGCCAGCAGATCCATATGCTGCCTGAGTGCCGTCCCGATGGATGAGGCCCCCGCGCCCAGGGCCACAAACACGGTGGCAAAGCCCAGCGTGAAGAACAGCGACGCGAAAAACACCGCCCGCCGGGTTTCCCGGCTGCGCTCAGCCGCACCAGATCCGCGGAAATCCTCCACAGAAACCCCAGCCATGTAGCACAGATAGGGTGGAACCAGCGGCAACACGCAGGGCGACAGAAAGGACAACGCCCCGGCAAGTAGGACTGTCAGCAGCGGAATGTCGGCGATTGTCAAAATTGCTGTTCCAGTTTGGTGCCGTCGGCCGTTCGGTAGACTGTTTGTTCGGTAGACTGTTTGGTTGGACCGGAAGAAAGCCTCTCCGGACGGCAAATCGCAATCTGTCTAAACGCCGCACCGCAAATAGGCCAGTCACGTTTTGGAATGCCAGTCGTGATTTGCCCGGCGCAAGCGGCCTCTGGCACTGTTAACGCGCTTTCAATGCTCGCGCACCAAACGCCAGGAACTCCGGATCAAGCGGCCTGAAAAACACCACCGCAAGGTCCGATCATGTGCTCGCAAGCGCATTGCAAAAAACCTTTCTGCCTGTGCGTTTTTTGCGGTTGACCATGGCCACCGGCCTGCCTATGTTCCGCGCCAATCAAGCGGTGCTTCGGTGCCGCCGGCGAGAGCGTAGCTCAGTTGGTAGAGCAACTGACTTTTAATCAGTAGGTCCAGGGTTCGAACCCCTGCGCTCTCACCACTTTCCTGAAAATCGTCCTGCCCTGAATTCAATCCCGTTTGCTGGATCGCCAGGCGTTCCTAACGCTGCTCCATGGCGTTTTCCCATTCCGCCAGGAATGCCCGCCGGTTCAGCGGATCGAGGTAGACCATCAAGCCCGGCCCAAGGCGGATCGGGCCGAAGCCCATGGCTTCGCCCTTTTCGGTCTGGCTCAGCGATGGCAAAGGCCAGTCACCGGGCAAGTCGCGCAGACCCAGCCGGGCCAGCATGTCGATCATCGCGCCAGCAGCTTCGATCTCCTGGGATTCGGTCAGGATAAAGACGGTGCGCAACATCACATTGGTGAAATCCTGCATCCTGAGGATCTGCATGCGGCCGCTCTGGTCCTTGGCCAACTGGTCAGCCGCATAGCTGCCCAGCACATTGTAGGCCAGCGCCAGGCGGCCTTCCGCAACATCCTCGATCATCTGCGAGGAACAG
The DNA window shown above is from Hoeflea phototrophica DFL-43 and carries:
- a CDS encoding DMT family transporter; the protein is MTNASLFAGSSGASRFVPLVVMILTPLFFSTNLIFGRTTIPEVAPFTLAFLRWTAASLALAPFVWVARHHVRAYLTSSPRHWLLLGFLGMWICGAGVYYALQFTTATNATLIYTTSPLMVILLERLFFARATGWRELAGIAIGFFGVAIIVLQGDLDRLAGLDLNRGDLMFIAAALSWAVYSVLLKGPRTSAMPVSALFGAITIAGALLLAPFALWEWMSGARMPSTVSAWGGIAGIVVFSSLLAFGGYQYGVARLGASTTSIFMYLLPVYGVGLAVLVLGEPFHAHHMVGILTVLGGLVLATAPIGRPPKTRP
- a CDS encoding cytochrome c biogenesis CcdA family protein; amino-acid sequence: MTIADIPLLTVLLAGALSFLSPCVLPLVPPYLCYMAGVSVEDFRGSGAAERSRETRRAVFFASLFFTLGFATVFVALGAGASSIGTALRQHMDLLAKVGGLVIILMGLHFLGVFRIGVLAREARFSGGGKPATFSGAYVMGLAFAFGWTPCIGPVLGAVLGVAASHETVTSGALLLAAYSLGLAVPFWIAALFSERFMRFTQRFRKHLGTVEKITGALLVLTGILFLTGGMATMAFWLLETFPALGKIG